One Actinomadura viridis genomic region harbors:
- a CDS encoding alpha/beta fold hydrolase has product MTTVHVTVWDDTGGTGASGPPAVFVHGVLSWGTDDRYGFGAQRPLAARRRLLMIDRRGFGASPGIGGDGGGDGDEPRYETDYEVDAGDIVDVLGDGAHLVGHSYGGVAAMVAAVRRPDLVRSLALIQPGAMRPAARHPVVAAMLERGRAAAGGPPPDLTPAEYIRLSTEGLGLPVPEATPERLRAARTSMRERPCWDADIPLGPLAAAPWPTLIITGTWENAPEAYRKYAGEPLMAAAEVIAADIGAEHVRVPGFYPQVEQPGLVNDALDALWRRADAA; this is encoded by the coding sequence ATGACGACCGTGCATGTCACCGTATGGGACGACACCGGCGGCACCGGGGCGAGCGGCCCTCCGGCGGTCTTCGTCCATGGCGTGCTCAGCTGGGGCACCGACGACCGGTACGGCTTCGGGGCCCAGCGCCCGCTGGCCGCCCGGCGGCGGCTGCTGATGATCGACCGCCGGGGCTTCGGGGCCAGCCCCGGCATCGGCGGGGACGGCGGTGGGGACGGCGACGAGCCCCGCTACGAGACCGACTACGAGGTGGACGCCGGCGACATCGTCGACGTCCTCGGCGACGGCGCCCACCTGGTCGGGCACTCCTACGGGGGCGTGGCGGCGATGGTCGCCGCCGTCCGCCGGCCGGACCTGGTCCGTTCGCTGGCGCTCATCCAGCCCGGCGCGATGCGCCCGGCCGCCCGCCACCCGGTGGTCGCCGCGATGCTGGAGCGGGGCCGCGCCGCCGCGGGCGGCCCGCCGCCCGACCTGACGCCGGCCGAGTACATCCGGCTGTCCACCGAAGGGCTCGGCCTCCCCGTCCCCGAGGCCACCCCGGAACGGCTGCGCGCGGCCCGTACCTCGATGCGGGAACGGCCCTGCTGGGACGCCGACATCCCGCTCGGACCGCTGGCCGCCGCCCCCTGGCCCACGCTGATCATCACCGGGACCTGGGAGAACGCTCCCGAGGCGTACCGCAAGTACGCGGGCGAGCCGCTGATGGCCGCCGCCGAGGTCATCGCGGCCGACATCGGCGCCGAGCACGTCCGCGTCCCCGGCTTCTACCCGCAGGTCGAGCAGCCCGGGCTCGTCAACGACGCGCTGGACGCCCTGTGGAGGCGGGCCGACGCCGCCTGA
- a CDS encoding NAD(P)-dependent oxidoreductase, with protein MSSSDAPRRPATVIGLGRMGSAIASALLAAGHPTTVWNRSADKAAPLVARGAVAARSAAEAVTAGPLIIVTLADYDAVRAVLGTSAADLAGRSVANLTTGTPEDARSMAAWAAEHGAKYVDGAMMALPETVATADAFFLYSGSREVVENERPLLDVLATTHYLGEDAGVAEVYDLGLLGAGYATLAGFLHALALVDTAGVRPEEFLPHASRWLQGMIAYLPEPAREIESGDYSAPASPVGMNRAGLAALVRVSLAGGIDPGVHVPLWNLLAQREADGHGEDSFSSVFELLKRRP; from the coding sequence ATGTCCAGCAGCGATGCCCCCAGGCGCCCCGCCACCGTCATCGGCCTCGGCCGGATGGGCTCCGCCATCGCGTCGGCGCTCCTCGCCGCCGGCCACCCGACGACCGTCTGGAACCGTTCCGCGGACAAGGCCGCTCCCCTGGTGGCGCGGGGCGCGGTCGCCGCCCGTTCGGCCGCGGAGGCGGTCACGGCCGGTCCACTGATCATCGTGACGCTGGCCGACTACGACGCCGTCCGCGCGGTACTCGGCACGTCCGCCGCGGACCTCGCCGGGCGTTCGGTGGCCAACCTGACCACCGGCACGCCCGAAGACGCGCGCTCCATGGCGGCGTGGGCGGCCGAGCATGGCGCGAAGTACGTGGACGGCGCCATGATGGCCCTGCCCGAGACGGTCGCGACGGCCGACGCCTTCTTCCTCTACAGCGGCTCACGGGAGGTCGTCGAGAACGAGCGTCCCCTGCTCGACGTCCTCGCGACCACCCACTACCTGGGCGAGGACGCCGGCGTGGCAGAGGTCTACGACCTCGGGCTGCTCGGCGCGGGCTACGCCACCCTGGCCGGATTCCTGCACGCCCTGGCGCTGGTGGACACGGCGGGGGTACGGCCGGAGGAGTTCCTTCCGCATGCGAGCCGGTGGCTGCAAGGCATGATCGCCTACCTTCCGGAGCCGGCGCGCGAGATCGAGTCCGGCGATTACAGCGCCCCCGCCTCCCCGGTCGGCATGAACCGCGCGGGTCTCGCCGCCCTGGTACGCGTCAGCCTCGCCGGGGGGATCGACCCCGGAGTGCACGTTCCCCTGTGGAACCTGCTCGCGCAGCGCGAGGCGGACGGCCACGGAGAGGACAGCTTCTCCAGCGTCTTCGAGTTGCTCAAGCGGCGGCCCTGA